The following are encoded together in the Glycine max cultivar Williams 82 chromosome 8, Glycine_max_v4.0, whole genome shotgun sequence genome:
- the LOC100814952 gene encoding probable alpha,alpha-trehalose-phosphate synthase [UDP-forming] 10 yields the protein MASRSYANLFDLASGDFLDFPCPPRALPRVMTVPGIISDLDGYGCNDGDSDVSSSGCRERKIIVANMLPVQAKRDIETAKWVFSWDEDSILLQLKDGFSADTEVIYVGSLKVEIDACEQDAVAQRLLDEFNCVPTFLPHDLQKRFYLGFCKQQLWPLFHYMLPICPDHGDRFDRILWQAYVSANKIFADKVMEVINPDDDFVWVHDYHLMVLPTFLRKRYNRVKLGFFLHSPFPSSEIYRTLPVRDEILRGLLNSDLIGFHTFDYARHFLSCCSRMLGLDYESKRGHIGLDYFGRTIFIKILPVGIHMGRLESVLNLSSTSAKLKEVQEEFKDKKVILGVDDMDIFKGISLKLLAVEHLLQQNPDLQGKVVLVQIVNPARGSGKDVQEAKNETYSIAQRINDTYSSNNYQPVILIDRPVPHFEKSAYYAVAECCIVNAVRDGMNLVPYKYIVCRQGTAQLDEALGRKSDSPCTSMLVVSEFIGCSPSLSGAIRVNPWNIDAVADAMYAALTMSDSEKQLRHEKHYRYVSSHDVAYWARSFMLDLERACKDHYTKRCWGFGLGLGFRVVSLSHGFRKLSVDHIVSAYKRTNRRAIFLDYDGTVVPQSSISKNPSPEVISVLNALCNDPKNILFIVSGRGKDSLSEWFTSCQMLGLAAEHGYFLRWNKDSEWEASHLSADLDWKKMVEPVMQLYTESTDGSNIEVKESALVWHHQDADPDFGSCQAKELLDHLESVLANEPAAVTRGQHIVEVKPQGISKGLVAEQVLMTMVNGANPPDFVLCIGDDRSDEDMFESILRTVTCPSLPSAPEIFACTVGRKPSKAKYFLDDASDVVKLLQGLAASSNPKPRLLAHSQVSFESTV from the exons ATGGCTTCAAGATCATATGCTAATCTCTTTGACTTAGCTAGTGGAGACTTTCTTGATTTTCCTTGCCCCCCAAGAGCCCTTCCGAGGGTTATGACCGTTCCTGGAATTATTTCAGACCTGGATGGTTATGGCTGTAACGACGGGGATTCAGATGTTAGCTCTTCTGGATGTAGGGAGCGGAAAATCATTGTGGCAAACATGTTGCCAGTGCAGGCTAAAAGAGATATAGAAACTGCTAAATGGGTCTTCAGTTGGGATGAGGATTCAattttattacaattaaaaGACGGTTTTTCTGCTGATACAGAGGTAATCTATGTGGGTTCTCTCAAGGTTGAAATAGATGCCTGTGAGCAGGATGCAGTTGCTCAGAGATTGCTGGATGAATTTAATTGTGTACCTACCTTTCTACCCCATGATCTCCAAAAAAGGTTCTACCTTGGATTTTGTAAGCAGCAACTTTGGCCTCTCTTTCATTATATGCTACCCATATGCCCAGATCACGGTGATCGCTTTGACCGTATACTTTGGCAGGCTTATGTTTCTGCAAACAAAATATTTGCAGACAAGGTCATGGAAGTAATTAATCCTGATGATGATTTTGTTTGGGTTCATGATTATCACTTAATGGTTTTGCCTACTTTCTTGAGGAAGCGATATAATCGGGTTAAACTTGGGTTTTTTCTGCATAGTCCTTTCCCTTCATCTGAAATCTACCGAACTTTACCAGTAAGGGATGAAATTTTGAGGGGATTGTTGAACTCTGATTTAATTGGCTTTCATACATTTGATTATGCTCGCCACTTTCTTTCTTGCTGCAGTAGAATGCTAGGTCTAGACTATGAATCTAAGCGGGGACATATAGGGCTTGATTACTTTGGCCGcactatatttattaaaatcttGCCTGTAGGCATTCACATGGGTAGGCTTGAATCTGTGTTAAATCTTTCGTCTACATCTGCTAAGCTAAAAGAGGTTCAGGAAGAGTTTAAGGATAAGAAAGTAATTCTTGGTGTTGATGACATGGATATTTTTAAGGGCATTAGTCTGAAACTTCTAGCTGTGGAGCATCTGCTGCAGCAGAATCCAGATTTGCAGGGCAAAGTTGTCCTAGTTCAAATTGTAAATCCTGCAAGGGGCTCAGGGAAGGATGTTCAGGAAGCAAAGAATGAAACATATTCAATTGCCCAGAGGATCAATGATACATATAGCTCAAATAATTATCAGCCAGTCATTCTCATTGACCGTCCTGTTCCTCACTTTGAGAAGAGTGCCTATTATGCTGTAGCTGAATGTTGCATTGTCAATGCTGTAAGGGATGGTATGAACTTAGTCCCATACAAATATATTGTCTGCAGACAGGGAACTGCTCAACTAGATGAAGCATTGGGTAGAAAAAGTGATTCTCCTTGTACAAGCATGCTTGTTGTGTCTGAGTTCATTGGTTGTTCACCTTCTCTTAGTGGGGCAATAAGGGTCAATccctggaacatagatgccgtAGCCGATGCTATGTATGCAGCCCTGACTATGAGTGATTCAGAGAAGCAGTTGCGCCATGAGAAACACTATCGGTATGTGAGTTCTCATGATGTGGCATATTGGGCGCGCAGCTTTATGCTGGATTTGGAGAGAGCCTGCAAAGATCATTACACCAAAAGATGCTGGGGATTTGGTTTGGGCTTGGGGTTCAGAGTTGTTTCTCTTTCTCATGGTTTTAGGAAGTTGTCAGTTGACCATATTGTTTCAGCATACAAGAGAACCAATAGAAGGGCCATCTTTCTTGATTATGATGGTACTGTTGTACCACAGTCTTCCATAAGTAAAAACCCCAGCCCTGAAGTCATCTCCGTCTTAAATGCTCTATGTAACGATCCCAAGAATATTTTGTTCATTGTTAGTGGGAGGGGAAAGGATTCACTGAGTGAATGGTTTACATCATGCCAAATGCTGGGACTTGCagcagaacatgggtactttTTAAG GTGGAACAAAGATTCTGAATGGGAAGCAAGTCACTTGTCTGCAGACCTTGATTGGAAAAAGATGGTGGAACCTGTCATGCAGTTGTATACAGAATCAACCGATGGTTCTAATATTGAAGTTAAGGAGAGTGCTTTGGTGTGGCATCATCAAGATGCAGACCCTGATTTTGGTTCTTGCCAAGCCAAAGAATTGTTGGATCACTTGGAAAGTGTGCTTGCTAATGAACCAGCAGCTGTTACGAGAGGCCAGCATATTGTTGAAGTTAAGCCACAG GGAATAAGCAAGGGTTTGGTAGCTGAACAGGTTCTTATGACCATGGTTAATGGTGCCAATCCACCAGATTTTGTGCTGTGCATTGGAGATGATAGGTCCGACGAGGACATGTTTGAGAGCATTTTGAGGACGGTTACGTGCCCGTCATTACCATCAGCTCCAGAGATCTTTGCCTGCACTGTGGGTAGGAAGCCTAGCAAGGCCAAGTATTTTCTTGATGATGCTTCTGATGTTGTGAAGTTGCTTCAGGGCCTTGCTGCTTCATCCAATCCAAAACCCAGGCTTCTTGCTCATTCTCAAGTCTCTTTTGAGAGCACAGTTTGA